GGTCGCCAGGCGCTCGCCGACCAGGATCACCGAAGCGTCGGTGACGTCGCCGACCTGCGACAACGCGCTCTTCTCGGCACCGGGAGGGGTCAGGATGACCTCGGCGCCGAGCTTGCGGGAGCCCTCCGAGGCGTACGGGCTGAGGGTGGTGATGCGCAGCCCGGCCTGGTTGGCCTTGCGCAGCCGCAGGAACAGGGTGCCGGCCTCGTCCTCGGGCTCGAGCCCGGCCAGCACGACATGGTCGGCGACCGCGAGGTCGGCGTAGGTGACGCTCGTGCCCGCCACGTGCGAACGCAGGAACCTGGTCTCCTCCTCGGAGACGGGTCGCGAGCGGAAGTCGACGTGGGGCGTGCGCAGGCTCTCGCGCGCGAACGTCGCGTAGGCCTTCGCGTCCTCCAGCGTGAGCCGGCCACCGGTCAGCACACCGGTCGAGCCGGCGGCGGCGAGCCCCTGGGCGGCCATCGCGACGGCCTCCAGCCAGGAAGCCGGGCGGAGCTCGCCGTCTTCACGGACCATCGGTGAGGTGAGCCGGTCACGGACGCCGTAGCGGAAGCCGAAGCGGTCCTTGTCGGAGATCCACTCCTCGTTGACCTCCGGGTCGTTGCCGGAGAGCCGCCGCATGACCTTGCCGCGGCGGTGGTCGATGCGGATCGCCGCGCCGCAGGCGTCGTGCTCGGCGACGCTGGGTGTCGAGACCAGGTCGAACGGGCGGGCCCGGAAGCGGTAGTCGTCGGAGGTCAGCGCGCCGACCGGGCAGATCTGGATGACGTTGCCCGAGAAGTAGGAGGAGAACGGCTTGTCCTCGGCGATGCCGATCTGCTGGGTCGCGCCGCGCTCGACCAGCGCGATCCCCGGGTCGCCCGGGATCTCGGCGGCGAAGCGGGTGCAGCGCTGGCAGACGATGCACCGCTCGCGGTCGAGGAGGATGTTGGCCGAGAGGTTGATCGGCTTCGGGAACGTACGCTTCGTGCCCTCGAACCGGGTCTCACCCTGCCCGTGGGACATCGCCTGGTTCTGCAGCGGGCACTCGCCGCCCTTGTCGCAGACCGGGCAGTCCAGGGGGTGGTTGACCAGCAGGAACTCCATGATGCCCTGCTGCGCCTTGACCGCGGTGGAGTTCTGCGTCTCGACCACCATGCCCTCGGCGACCGGGATCGTGCAGGAGGCCTGCGGCTTCGGGAAACCGCGTCCGTTGCCGGCGTCGGGGATGTCGACCAGGCACTGCCGGCACGCGCCCACGGGCGCGAGCAGCGGATGGTCGCAGAAGCGCGGGATCTCGATGCCCGCCTGCTCCGCGGCCCGGATCACCAGCGTGCCCTCCGGCACCGCCACCTCATGTCCGTCGATCTTGACGGTCACGTCAGTCACTGCTTCGCCTCCGCCCATGCGGTCGACTTCGTGGGATCGAAGGGGCAGCCACCCTGCTCGAGGTGGGCCAGGTATTCGTCCCGGAAGTATTTGATCGAGCTCGTGATCGGGCTCGTCGCACCATCACCCAGCGCGCAGAACGAGCGGCCGAGGATGTTGTCGCACTGGTCGAGCAGCAGGTCGAGGTCTTCGGGGACACCGTCGCCCTTCTCCAGCCGCTCCAGCACCTGCACCAGCCACCAGGTGCCTTCACGGCACGGGGTGCACTTGCCGCACGACTCGTGCTTGTAGAACTCCGTCCACCGCAGCACCGCGCGCACCACGCACACCGAGTCGTCGAAGATCTGCAGTGCTCGGGTGCCGAGCATCGACCCGGCCGCCTGCACCCCTTCGAAGTCGAGGGGCACGTCGAGGTGCTCCTGGGTGAACAGCGGGGTCGAGGAGCCGCCGGGGGTCCAGAACTTCAGCTCGTGCCCCTTGCGTACGCCGCCGGCGAGCTCGATCAGCTTGCGCAGCGTGATGCCGAGCGGGGCCTCGAACTGGCCGGGCGTCTCGACGTGACCGGAGAGCGAGAAGATGCCGACGCCAGCCGACTTCTCGGTGCCCATGCCGGAGAACCAGTCGGCGCCGTTCTTCACGATCGCCGGCACCGAGGCGATCGACTCGGCGTTGTTGATCACCGTCGGGCTCGCGTAGAGACCGGCGACGGCCGGGAACGGCGGCCGGAGCCGGGGCTGACCACGGCGCCCCTCGAGCGAGTCGAGCAGCGCGGTCTCCTCACCACAGATGTAGGCCCCGGCACCGGCGTGCACGACCAGCTCGAGGTCGTAGCCGGAGCCGTGGATATTCTTGCCGAGGTGGCCGGCCGCGTACGCCTCGCGGACCGCAGCCTGCAGCCGCCGGATCACGTGCAGCACCTCGCCGCGTACGTAGATGAAGGCACGCTCGGCGCGGATCGCGTAGGAGGAGATGATCACGCCCTCGACCAGGGTGTGCGGCGAGGCCATCATCAGCGGGATGTCCTTGCACGTGCCCGGCTCGGACTCGTCGGCGTTGACCACGAGATAGCGCGGCTTGGGGTTGTCCGGGTCGGCCGGCGGCAGGAAGCCCCACTTCACGCCGGTCGGGAAGCCCGCACCACCACGGCCCCGGAGGCCGGAGTCCTTCACGGTCGTCTGCACGTCCTCCGGCGCCATCCCGAGCGCGACATCGAGAGCGTCGTAGCCCCCGGTCGCCGCGTAGGCGGACAGCGTCCAGGCCCGTTCGTCGCCCCAGTTGCTGGTCAGCACCGGGGTCAAGGTGTCGGTCATGCCTCCGGCGCCTTCCAGTCGTTCTCGGCGGCCAGTCTCAGACCGACCTGGGATGCCTCGCCCGCCGCCGGGCCCTCGTCGACCAGCCCGTCCTCGAAGCCGGCCAGGACCCGCTCGGCCTCGCGCCAGGAGGTGATCTTCGCGCCGCGGGAGGCGACGACCTCGCGGCCCGCGCTCAGGTCGTCGACCAGCCTCATCGCCGACTCCGGCGTCTGGTTGTCGAAGAACTCCCAGTTGACCATCACCACCGGCGCGTAGTCGCAGGCCGCGTTGCACTCGATGTGCTCGAGCGTGACCGAACCGTCGGCGCTGGTCTCGTCGTTGCCGATCTCGAGCTTCTCGCGCAGGCAGGCGAAGATCTCGTCGCCGCCCATGACAGCGCACAGGGTGTTGGTGCAGACCCCGACGTGGTGAGTGCCGACGGGGTGGCGCTTGTACATCGTGTAGAACGTCGCCACGCCGCTGACCTCGGCAGGGGTCAGCCCCAGCACCTCGGCGCACGCGTCGATGCCCTCGGGCGTGACGCGTCCTTCCACCGACTGCACCAGGTGGAGCATCGGCAGCAGCCCGGACCGGGCCTGCGGGTAGCGAGCGGCGATCTCCCGCAGCTCGTCGAACGTCTCCGGAGCCAACGTCATCGGTCGACGCCTCCCATCACCGGGTCGATGGACGCGATCGCCACGATCACGTCGGCCACCATGCCGCCCTCGGACATCACGCTCGTGGCCTGCAGGTTGGTGAACGACGGGTCGCGGAAGTGGACCCGGTAGGGCTTGGTGCCACCGTCGCTGACCACGTGGGCGCCGAGCTCGCCGCGCGGCGACTCGAGCGCGACGTACGCCTGGCCGGCAGGCACGCGGAAGCCCTCGGTGACCAGCTTGAAGTGGTGGATCAGGGCCTCCATCGACTCACCCATGATGTGGCGGATGTGGTCGAGCGAGTTGCCCTGGCCGTCGGAGCCGACGGAGAGCTGCGATGGCCAGGCGATCTTCTTGTCGGCGACCATGACGGGCGCCCCCTCGAGGTCGGCGAGCCGCTTGGTGGCCTGCTCCATCAGGCGCAGCGACTCCCACATCTCGGCGAGCCGGATCCGGAAGCGGCCGTAGGAGTCGGAGGTGTCCCAGGTGATGACCTCGAACTCGTACTCCTCGTAGCCGCAGTAGGGCTGCGTCTTGCGCAGGTCCCACGGGTAGCCGGTCGCGCGCAGGATCGGGCCGGTGAGCCCGAGCGCGAGGCAGCCCTCCAGGTCGAGGTAGCCGACCTGCTCGAGGCGGCCCTTGAAGATCGGGTTGGCGTTGCACAGCGCGGCGTACTCCTCGAGCCGCTTCTTCATCAGCTCGATGAACTCCTCGAGCCGCGCGACGGTGCCCTCGGGCACGTCCTGGGCGATGCCGCCGGGGCGGATGTAGGCGTGGTTCATCCGGAGGCCGGTGATGAACTCGAACAGGTCGAGGCACAGCTCACGCTCGCGGAACCCGATGGTCATCACGGTCAGCGCGCCGAGCTCCATGCCGCCGGTCGCGATCGCGACCAGGTGGGAGGAGATCCGGTTGAGCTCCATCAGCAGGAGCCGGATCACGTTGGCCTTCTCCGGCACCTCGGCGCCGATGCCGAGCAGCTTCTCCACACCCAGGACGTACGCCGTCTCGTTGAAGATCGGCGAGAGGTAGTCCATCCGGGTGACGAAGGTGGTGCCCTGCGTCCAGGAGCGGAACTCCATGTTCTTCTCGATGCCCGTGTGCAGGTAGCCGATGCCGGCACGCGCCTCGGTGACGGTCTCGCCCTCGAGCTCGAGGATCAGTCGCAGCACCCCGTGGGTCGAGGGATGCTGCGGACCCATGTTGACGACGATCCGCTCGTCCTTGACGTCCTTGAGGGCGTCGGTCAGCTCGTCCCAGTCCTGGCCGGTGACGGTGAACGTACGCTCGTCGCCGGTCGGCTCAGCGGTCGCGGTCATGAGTAGGACCTCCTCTGGTCCGGCGGCGGGATCGTCGCGCCCTTGTATTCCACGGGGATGCCGCCGAGCGGGTAGTCCTTGCGCTGCGGATGGCCTGGCCAGTCGTCGGGCATCAGGATGCGGGTCAGGCCCGGGTGGCCGTCGAAGACGATCCCGAACATGTCGTAGGTCTCCCGCTCGTGCCAGTCGAGCGTGGGGTAGACGCTCACGCCGCTCGGCACGTGCGGGTCGGCGTCGGGGGCCGACGTCTCGATCCGCACCCGGCGGTTGAAGGTCATCGAGAGCAGGTGGTACACCGCGTGCAGCTCGCCACCGTGATCGCTCAACCCCTGGTCAGCGGGGTAGTGAACCCCGGAGACCCCCGAGCAGAGCTCGAAACGCAGCTCGTCGCGCAGCACCTTCAAGGCCTCGAACAGCCGCTCGCGGCGTACGTGGAAGGTCAGCTCGCCGCGGTGGATGACCGCGTCGGCGTCGGCGAACGCGAGCGCATCGGCGACCTCCTTGAACCAGCCGCCGTAGGGCTGCACGCCGACGTCACTGGTGCGGCTCGGCATCGCGTGCTGACGGGTCAGCCCGCCGTAGCCGCTGGTGTCGCCGGAGTCCTGCACGCCGAACATGCCGGTGCTCTGGTTGTCTCCGGCCTGGTTGCTTCCGGCCTGGTCGTTCGCCTCGTTCACCGCAGGAGTCCCGTCTGGTCGATCAGCGGCAGCTGGCGCAGCGCGGCGGTCTCCTGAGCGGCTTCCTCGGCCTCGGCGTTGACGCCGAGCGAGCCACCCTGGATCTGTTCGTGGAGCTTCACGATCGCGTCGATCAGCATCTCGGGCCGCGGCGGGCAGCCGGGCAGATACATGTCGACGGGCACGATGTGGTCGACGCCCTGCACGATCGCGTAGTTGTTGAACATGCCGCCGCTGCTGGCGCAGACGCCCATCGCGAGCACCCACTTCGGCTCCGGCATCTGGTCGTAGATCTGGCGCAGCACCGGGGCCATCTTCTGGCTCACCCGACCGGCGACGATCATCAGGTCGGCCTGCCGCGGCGAGGCCCGGAAGACCTCCATGCCATACCTGGCCAGGTCGTACTTCGGCCCGCCCGACGTCATCATCTCGATCGCGCAGCACGCGAGACCGAACGTCGCCGGCCACAGGCTCGCCTTGCGGAAGTAGCCGGCCAGACCTTCGACCGTGGTCAGCAGTACGCCCGAGGGAAGCTTCTCTTCTAGACCCATATCAGTTTCCTCTCGCTGAGGGTCGCGAGGCGCTGCGCATGCCAAGGCCGACGAGGGAGGTCGACCTTCGTGCTGAGCGCAGCGGAGCGGTCGACGACCGAGGAGAACGCAGGCAGGTGCAGTGCATC
The sequence above is drawn from the Nocardioides albertanoniae genome and encodes:
- a CDS encoding NADH-quinone oxidoreductase subunit G; its protein translation is MGGGEAVTDVTVKIDGHEVAVPEGTLVIRAAEQAGIEIPRFCDHPLLAPVGACRQCLVDIPDAGNGRGFPKPQASCTIPVAEGMVVETQNSTAVKAQQGIMEFLLVNHPLDCPVCDKGGECPLQNQAMSHGQGETRFEGTKRTFPKPINLSANILLDRERCIVCQRCTRFAAEIPGDPGIALVERGATQQIGIAEDKPFSSYFSGNVIQICPVGALTSDDYRFRARPFDLVSTPSVAEHDACGAAIRIDHRRGKVMRRLSGNDPEVNEEWISDKDRFGFRYGVRDRLTSPMVREDGELRPASWLEAVAMAAQGLAAAGSTGVLTGGRLTLEDAKAYATFARESLRTPHVDFRSRPVSEEETRFLRSHVAGTSVTYADLAVADHVVLAGLEPEDEAGTLFLRLRKANQAGLRITTLSPYASEGSRKLGAEVILTPPGAEKSALSQVGDVTDASVILVGERLATSPGALDAAVELAERTGAMITWVPRRAGDRGAVEADLLPGEGGLDAAGIVHGGLDALLVAGVDPDDTADPAAFLAALDNAGFVVSLEQRVTAVTERADVVLPVAAAAEKAGTFVTWEGRRRPFGKVFDKPATYSDAEVLGHITREYDSVGLDTPPPSGSGGSTSDALLVEPASAASGVETNTSTFRLATWHLMLDNGTLQSGDKALSATARPAVVRLPAALHAQVGDVVTITGDRGSWTLPAEAGELAEGTVWVPTNSFGRGVWADLASPGSTVSVEGAK
- the nuoF gene encoding NADH-quinone oxidoreductase subunit NuoF, with product MTDTLTPVLTSNWGDERAWTLSAYAATGGYDALDVALGMAPEDVQTTVKDSGLRGRGGAGFPTGVKWGFLPPADPDNPKPRYLVVNADESEPGTCKDIPLMMASPHTLVEGVIISSYAIRAERAFIYVRGEVLHVIRRLQAAVREAYAAGHLGKNIHGSGYDLELVVHAGAGAYICGEETALLDSLEGRRGQPRLRPPFPAVAGLYASPTVINNAESIASVPAIVKNGADWFSGMGTEKSAGVGIFSLSGHVETPGQFEAPLGITLRKLIELAGGVRKGHELKFWTPGGSSTPLFTQEHLDVPLDFEGVQAAGSMLGTRALQIFDDSVCVVRAVLRWTEFYKHESCGKCTPCREGTWWLVQVLERLEKGDGVPEDLDLLLDQCDNILGRSFCALGDGATSPITSSIKYFRDEYLAHLEQGGCPFDPTKSTAWAEAKQ
- the nuoE gene encoding NADH-quinone oxidoreductase subunit NuoE, producing MTLAPETFDELREIAARYPQARSGLLPMLHLVQSVEGRVTPEGIDACAEVLGLTPAEVSGVATFYTMYKRHPVGTHHVGVCTNTLCAVMGGDEIFACLREKLEIGNDETSADGSVTLEHIECNAACDYAPVVMVNWEFFDNQTPESAMRLVDDLSAGREVVASRGAKITSWREAERVLAGFEDGLVDEGPAAGEASQVGLRLAAENDWKAPEA
- a CDS encoding NADH-quinone oxidoreductase subunit D, producing MTATAEPTGDERTFTVTGQDWDELTDALKDVKDERIVVNMGPQHPSTHGVLRLILELEGETVTEARAGIGYLHTGIEKNMEFRSWTQGTTFVTRMDYLSPIFNETAYVLGVEKLLGIGAEVPEKANVIRLLLMELNRISSHLVAIATGGMELGALTVMTIGFRERELCLDLFEFITGLRMNHAYIRPGGIAQDVPEGTVARLEEFIELMKKRLEEYAALCNANPIFKGRLEQVGYLDLEGCLALGLTGPILRATGYPWDLRKTQPYCGYEEYEFEVITWDTSDSYGRFRIRLAEMWESLRLMEQATKRLADLEGAPVMVADKKIAWPSQLSVGSDGQGNSLDHIRHIMGESMEALIHHFKLVTEGFRVPAGQAYVALESPRGELGAHVVSDGGTKPYRVHFRDPSFTNLQATSVMSEGGMVADVIVAIASIDPVMGGVDR
- a CDS encoding NADH-quinone oxidoreductase subunit C, which encodes MFGVQDSGDTSGYGGLTRQHAMPSRTSDVGVQPYGGWFKEVADALAFADADAVIHRGELTFHVRRERLFEALKVLRDELRFELCSGVSGVHYPADQGLSDHGGELHAVYHLLSMTFNRRVRIETSAPDADPHVPSGVSVYPTLDWHERETYDMFGIVFDGHPGLTRILMPDDWPGHPQRKDYPLGGIPVEYKGATIPPPDQRRSYS
- a CDS encoding NuoB/complex I 20 kDa subunit family protein yields the protein MGLEEKLPSGVLLTTVEGLAGYFRKASLWPATFGLACCAIEMMTSGGPKYDLARYGMEVFRASPRQADLMIVAGRVSQKMAPVLRQIYDQMPEPKWVLAMGVCASSGGMFNNYAIVQGVDHIVPVDMYLPGCPPRPEMLIDAIVKLHEQIQGGSLGVNAEAEEAAQETAALRQLPLIDQTGLLR